One Salinicoccus roseus genomic region harbors:
- the glnA gene encoding type I glutamate--ammonia ligase: protein MSEYKREDIIRIAEEENVRYLRLQFSDILGTIKNVEVPISQLNKALDGEMMFDGSSIEGFVRIEESDMYLVPDLDTWTIFPWTAGKGKVARLICDIYNVDGEPFDGDPRSNLKRVLKEMEDMGYSAFNLGPEPEFFLFKLDEKGQPTTELNDQGGYFDLAPTDLGENCRRDIVLELEDMGFEIEASHHEVAPGQHEIDFKYADAITACDNIQTFKLVVKTVARKHNLHATFMPKPLFGLNGNGMHFNVSLFKGGENAFYDENDDIGLSQDMRYFMAGILKHARGFTAVCNPLVNSYKRLVPGYEAPSYIAWSGKNRSPLLRIPSSRGLSTRAEVRSVDPAANPYLALAVILKAGLEGIKNKTDLPEPVNENIYEMSREEREAVGVEDLPSTLYTALKAMREDRVIIDALGSHIYRQFHGNKSVEWDMYRSQVSDWELKQYLNQY, encoded by the coding sequence ATGAGCGAGTATAAAAGAGAAGATATCATCCGTATTGCAGAAGAAGAGAATGTCAGGTATCTGCGACTCCAGTTCTCAGATATTTTGGGAACGATTAAAAATGTCGAAGTACCGATCAGCCAACTGAACAAAGCCCTCGATGGAGAGATGATGTTTGACGGTTCTTCAATCGAAGGATTTGTTCGAATCGAAGAATCCGATATGTACCTGGTACCTGACCTGGACACTTGGACAATCTTCCCATGGACAGCTGGCAAAGGAAAAGTAGCAAGACTCATCTGTGACATCTATAATGTCGATGGAGAGCCTTTCGACGGCGACCCGAGATCTAACTTGAAGCGTGTGCTCAAAGAGATGGAAGATATGGGCTACTCTGCATTCAACCTTGGGCCTGAGCCTGAGTTCTTCCTCTTCAAGCTTGATGAAAAAGGACAGCCTACAACCGAGCTCAATGACCAGGGCGGCTACTTCGACCTTGCACCGACTGATCTCGGCGAAAACTGCCGGAGGGATATTGTGCTTGAACTCGAAGACATGGGCTTTGAAATAGAAGCATCCCACCACGAAGTGGCTCCCGGACAGCATGAAATTGACTTCAAATATGCAGATGCCATCACAGCGTGTGACAACATCCAGACATTCAAGCTCGTGGTCAAGACGGTTGCACGCAAGCATAACCTGCATGCTACTTTCATGCCGAAACCGTTATTCGGTCTGAACGGAAATGGTATGCACTTCAACGTGTCATTGTTCAAGGGTGGAGAGAATGCCTTCTATGATGAAAATGACGATATCGGTCTGAGCCAGGATATGAGATACTTCATGGCCGGCATCCTCAAGCACGCACGCGGCTTCACGGCAGTATGCAACCCGCTTGTGAACTCCTACAAGCGTCTCGTACCGGGATATGAGGCGCCAAGCTATATTGCATGGAGTGGGAAGAACCGTTCACCACTGCTCCGTATACCGTCCTCCCGTGGACTGTCCACACGTGCAGAAGTAAGGTCGGTCGATCCGGCAGCGAACCCGTATCTCGCACTTGCCGTCATCCTGAAAGCCGGACTTGAAGGCATCAAGAATAAGACGGATCTGCCAGAGCCGGTAAACGAAAACATCTATGAGATGTCCCGCGAGGAGAGGGAAGCGGTAGGAGTAGAGGACCTGCCATCCACACTCTATACAGCACTCAAGGCGATGAGGGAAGACAGAGTGATCATTGACGCTTTGGGCAGCCATATATACAGACAGTTCCATGGCAATAAGAGCGTCGAGTGGGATATGTACCGTTCACAAGTTTCCGATTGGGAGCTCAAACAGTATTTGAACCAATATTAG
- a CDS encoding MerR family transcriptional regulator, translating into MDKDHIRRNTAIFPMSSAMKLTGLTARQIRYYESLSLISPERTPGNHRIFSMNDLDILLSIQNYMEKGFTMKRIGEILNEPHKVDTPEILKYNEYQRPLLNRGDLSRFFQ; encoded by the coding sequence TTGGATAAGGATCATATAAGACGTAATACAGCTATTTTTCCAATGTCATCAGCCATGAAGCTGACCGGGCTCACAGCACGTCAAATCAGATATTATGAATCCCTATCACTTATTTCTCCTGAAAGGACACCAGGCAACCATCGGATCTTTTCGATGAATGACTTGGATATTCTTCTTTCGATCCAAAACTACATGGAAAAAGGTTTCACTATGAAAAGGATAGGGGAAATCCTAAATGAACCTCATAAAGTCGATACACCTGAAATACTCAAGTATAATGAATATCAACGGCCCTTATTGAACCGCGGAGATTTATCAAGGTTTTTCCAATAA
- a CDS encoding sodium-dependent transporter gives MNSVRWGSKIGFVLAAAGSAIGLGALWRFPYMTAEHGGGAFLLVFLIMTLFIGMPLLLSEFVIGRSSQRNPIEGFEYLGGKKFYRVFGWLGNIAVFLLLSFYSVIGGWILIYLVVALGDAVNLIQIDNYGAAFEGIIANPLYVVVAQGVFILLTAFIVAKGVQEGLERASKVMMPLLFVLFLIVIIRSVTLPGAMEGIAFFLTPDISGIDSTALLYALGQSFFALSIGATTMITYSSYLGEEHNLTQSALSIVLMNVVISIMAGLAIFPAIASLGMEAAEGPGLVFIVLPQVFGEIPLGVLFYILFIGAFLFATLTSSISMIEINVANAIKGDESKRRSRAYIFGFFVFLAGIPSALSYGVLSDVIIFGRSIFDNVDFLVSNIMLPIGALVSTLFVGFVIDKRVTMNQLNVDEGSKMYGFYKFWMFMLRFVLPVVILIVFAVSIIG, from the coding sequence ATGAATAGTGTGAGATGGGGTTCCAAAATAGGGTTTGTCCTGGCAGCTGCCGGTTCAGCAATTGGACTTGGTGCGCTGTGGCGTTTTCCTTATATGACTGCCGAGCATGGTGGCGGCGCATTTCTTCTTGTATTTCTTATAATGACATTGTTTATTGGAATGCCGCTTCTGCTCTCCGAGTTTGTTATTGGACGCTCGAGCCAACGCAACCCGATTGAAGGGTTCGAATATCTTGGCGGAAAGAAGTTCTACAGGGTATTTGGCTGGCTCGGGAATATAGCGGTCTTCCTGCTTCTTTCCTTCTACAGTGTCATTGGGGGCTGGATACTGATCTATCTTGTTGTCGCCCTCGGCGATGCCGTCAACCTGATCCAGATTGATAATTACGGAGCTGCTTTCGAAGGCATCATCGCCAATCCACTATATGTCGTTGTGGCACAGGGCGTCTTCATCCTGCTGACAGCCTTCATTGTGGCTAAAGGAGTGCAGGAAGGACTTGAACGTGCATCCAAAGTGATGATGCCCCTGCTATTCGTCCTCTTCCTGATTGTAATCATCCGTTCAGTGACTCTTCCTGGAGCGATGGAAGGCATCGCATTCTTCCTGACGCCGGATATCAGCGGAATTGATTCTACAGCACTGCTGTATGCACTGGGGCAGTCCTTCTTTGCATTAAGCATTGGTGCGACGACGATGATTACATATTCATCATATCTGGGAGAAGAGCACAATCTTACGCAATCTGCGCTCTCAATCGTACTCATGAATGTTGTCATTTCCATCATGGCTGGACTTGCCATTTTTCCTGCAATCGCATCACTTGGAATGGAAGCCGCTGAAGGTCCGGGACTTGTATTCATCGTCCTGCCACAAGTATTTGGAGAGATTCCGCTTGGGGTGCTGTTCTATATCCTCTTCATCGGAGCCTTCCTGTTCGCAACTCTGACTTCTTCGATCTCAATGATTGAAATCAATGTGGCCAATGCAATAAAGGGCGATGAGAGCAAACGTCGCAGTAGAGCCTATATCTTCGGGTTCTTCGTATTTCTGGCGGGCATTCCATCTGCGCTGTCCTATGGGGTCCTGAGTGACGTCATCATTTTCGGCAGGTCGATCTTTGATAATGTGGACTTTCTTGTCTCCAATATCATGCTTCCGATCGGCGCCCTTGTATCGACCTTGTTTGTCGGCTTTGTCATCGACAAGCGTGTAACGATGAACCAGCTGAATGTCGATGAAGGCAGCAAAATGTATGGATTTTATAAGTTCTGGATGTTCATGCTGAGATTCGTACTTCCAGTAGTGATATTGATTGTATTCGCGGTAAGCATAATAGGTTAG
- a CDS encoding FdhF/YdeP family oxidoreductase, with protein MGKTLHQGPISKTKKWDPNLWVSPVPFGLTKLKPHHIRDTAKIAWKNKDNLNYAKNIITKGVCDGCALGVSGLQDQTLKGPHMCTTRFNVLRLNTAPPIKPKILHQDIDELRKMTSAELRELGRIPYPMMRRKGDRKFIRISWDEAMDTVADKMKALDPKQYAFYLTSRGITNESYYTAAKVSRFLGTNNIDNASRICHSPSKTAMKRSIGVGASTCNYQDWLGTDVLVFWGSVASNSSPVSTKYMMEAKKRGTKIIVINPYKEPAMENYWVPSVTESALFGTKIADDFYEVNIGGDIAMMHGVMKHWFEMEEENSGSAVNHQFVEEHVNNYDELKKTVENQTWEHIVESSGISRERITELAELLAKSNSGVMVWALGLTMHKHATDNISQVANLALLRGWLGRENCGLMPLRGHSSVQGSGEMGADPFVLPGGDYDDANRERIEKIWNFSLPKWPGDSVGVTIENAMLPEDNERKLKLYYMSGGNFLETMPDPDFVAEALSNLEVRVHQDIILNTSTLLDAKETVIVLPAKTRYEQDGGGLSTSTERMVYFSPEIEGNRNRIEEARSEWQIYVDLAKRVKPESAELIDFASGQEIREEIAKANPQYDGVQYLKKAGEVYQYGGAWLCEGGVCPTPDGRANLIGIDIPDNNKKAGEFRLLMRRGKQFNSMVYGDTDAFNAMGRYDVLISREDAKREGIQDGEAIVLYNKNGVFQGFARSADIRSGNLGIQFPEGNYLVPKGIYENFAKMPDYTVDVKLEKADHFNANKDRQYYEKPVPDLEDNPN; from the coding sequence ATGGGAAAAACTCTGCATCAAGGTCCGATAAGCAAAACGAAAAAATGGGATCCGAACCTGTGGGTGAGTCCGGTGCCATTTGGACTTACCAAATTGAAACCACATCACATCAGAGATACGGCCAAAATTGCATGGAAGAATAAAGATAACCTCAATTATGCCAAAAATATAATCACTAAAGGAGTATGCGACGGATGTGCCCTTGGGGTGTCCGGTCTGCAGGATCAGACGTTGAAGGGTCCGCATATGTGCACAACCCGCTTCAACGTCCTCCGCCTGAACACTGCGCCTCCAATCAAGCCTAAAATCCTGCACCAGGATATCGATGAACTGAGGAAGATGACGAGTGCAGAACTCAGGGAGCTGGGGCGCATCCCGTATCCGATGATGCGCCGCAAGGGAGATCGGAAGTTCATCCGCATTTCATGGGATGAGGCGATGGACACGGTGGCGGATAAGATGAAGGCCCTGGATCCAAAGCAGTATGCTTTTTACCTGACAAGCCGAGGCATCACCAACGAATCGTATTATACCGCAGCAAAAGTATCGAGGTTCCTTGGTACAAACAATATAGATAATGCTTCCCGCATATGCCATTCACCAAGCAAGACGGCCATGAAGCGTTCCATTGGTGTAGGGGCTTCGACATGCAACTATCAGGATTGGCTCGGTACGGATGTACTGGTATTCTGGGGCAGTGTGGCTTCAAACTCGAGTCCGGTATCCACAAAGTATATGATGGAAGCGAAGAAGCGTGGGACCAAGATCATCGTCATCAATCCATATAAGGAACCTGCAATGGAGAATTACTGGGTGCCGTCCGTGACGGAGTCCGCACTGTTCGGCACCAAAATTGCAGATGACTTCTACGAAGTGAACATCGGTGGAGATATTGCAATGATGCATGGCGTCATGAAGCACTGGTTCGAAATGGAGGAAGAAAACTCCGGCTCGGCGGTCAACCATCAGTTTGTAGAGGAGCACGTGAACAACTACGATGAGCTGAAGAAAACTGTAGAAAACCAGACATGGGAACATATCGTCGAATCTTCCGGCATCAGCCGGGAGCGTATTACGGAACTTGCAGAACTCCTGGCGAAGTCGAACAGTGGAGTAATGGTATGGGCACTTGGACTGACTATGCATAAGCATGCGACGGATAATATCTCACAAGTCGCCAACCTCGCACTTCTGCGCGGCTGGCTTGGAAGGGAAAACTGTGGACTCATGCCCCTGCGTGGACATTCCAGCGTCCAAGGTTCAGGTGAAATGGGTGCGGACCCATTCGTTCTGCCTGGAGGCGACTATGATGATGCGAACAGGGAACGTATCGAAAAGATATGGAACTTCTCATTGCCGAAATGGCCGGGGGATTCCGTTGGAGTCACGATTGAAAATGCCATGCTGCCTGAAGACAATGAAAGAAAGCTGAAGCTGTATTATATGTCAGGCGGGAACTTCCTTGAGACGATGCCGGATCCTGATTTTGTAGCAGAAGCACTTTCCAATCTGGAAGTACGTGTGCATCAGGACATCATCCTGAATACTTCAACACTGCTTGATGCGAAAGAGACGGTGATTGTCCTTCCAGCCAAGACGAGGTATGAGCAGGACGGTGGCGGACTGTCGACATCAACAGAGCGGATGGTCTATTTCTCCCCGGAAATTGAGGGGAACCGGAACCGCATCGAGGAAGCACGGAGCGAATGGCAGATTTATGTGGACCTCGCCAAACGCGTGAAGCCGGAATCTGCAGAACTCATCGACTTTGCCTCCGGACAGGAGATCAGGGAAGAGATTGCCAAGGCCAATCCGCAGTATGACGGAGTACAGTACCTCAAGAAGGCGGGAGAGGTCTATCAATACGGAGGTGCCTGGCTTTGTGAGGGAGGCGTATGTCCGACGCCGGATGGCAGAGCAAATCTCATCGGTATCGACATACCGGATAACAATAAGAAGGCTGGAGAGTTCAGGCTTCTGATGAGAAGGGGCAAACAGTTCAACTCCATGGTTTATGGTGATACGGATGCATTCAATGCGATGGGCAGATATGATGTGCTCATCAGCAGGGAAGATGCGAAACGTGAAGGCATCCAGGATGGTGAAGCGATCGTACTCTATAACAAGAACGGCGTTTTCCAGGGGTTTGCAAGAAGTGCGGATATCAGATCTGGGAATCTTGGTATCCAGTTCCCGGAGGGCAACTATCTTGTGCCTAAAGGAATCTACGAGAACTTTGCCAAGATGCCCGACTATACAGTCGACGTGAAACTGGAGAAGGCGGATCACTTCAATGCCAACAAGGACAGGCAGTACTACGAAAAGCCGGTGCCGGATCTTGAAGACAATCCAAACTAA
- a CDS encoding L-lactate MFS transporter, with protein MKTKKNRWLIALAGVGIHISIGSVYAWSVFTSPLQAELGWSLSNVSFTFSLAILFLGLSAAFMGHFVEAKGPRISGLVSTGFFASGLAIAGFAVQLESLWLLYLGYGVLGGIGLGIGYITPVSTLVKWFPDRRGMATGLAIMGFGFAAMLASPAMEFMIETFSIAMTFYVVAVVYFVIMLLSSLYLEKPPEGYHPEGVDLEDEKTAKQDAVQLTANEAIKTRRFYFLWIMLFINVTCGIAILAVASPMAQEIAGLSAGAAALMVGIMGVFNGGGRLAWATVSDYMGRPNVYTMFFIIQIALFLILPSVTQALLFQAMLFIIISCYGGGFASIPAYIGDIFGTKQLGAIHGYILTAWAAAGLVGPFISSTVYEATQSYTLTLYIFAGMFVVALLVSLLIRVDIKKINREAKNEGNSELAMEN; from the coding sequence TTGAAAACAAAGAAAAATCGTTGGCTCATCGCATTGGCAGGAGTGGGAATACATATTTCGATAGGCTCGGTCTATGCGTGGAGCGTATTCACTTCACCACTTCAGGCCGAATTGGGATGGAGTTTGAGTAATGTTTCATTTACGTTCAGCCTGGCCATTCTGTTTCTCGGACTGTCGGCAGCCTTCATGGGCCATTTCGTAGAAGCGAAGGGACCACGCATCTCGGGACTTGTTTCGACAGGCTTCTTTGCCTCGGGTTTGGCGATTGCCGGATTCGCAGTACAGCTAGAGAGTCTTTGGCTATTATATCTCGGATACGGTGTTTTGGGTGGAATCGGGCTGGGAATAGGGTATATCACTCCCGTGTCTACGCTTGTAAAATGGTTCCCTGACCGCAGGGGAATGGCGACCGGTCTTGCCATCATGGGATTCGGTTTCGCCGCCATGCTGGCAAGTCCGGCAATGGAATTCATGATTGAAACGTTCAGCATCGCAATGACATTCTATGTGGTTGCTGTAGTATACTTTGTAATCATGCTGCTCTCAAGCCTCTACTTGGAGAAGCCGCCGGAAGGCTATCATCCTGAAGGTGTAGACTTGGAAGATGAAAAGACGGCGAAACAGGATGCAGTACAGCTTACGGCAAACGAGGCCATCAAGACAAGAAGGTTCTACTTCCTATGGATCATGCTCTTCATAAATGTGACATGCGGCATTGCAATTCTTGCAGTGGCAAGTCCGATGGCCCAGGAAATCGCCGGTCTGTCTGCAGGTGCAGCTGCATTGATGGTCGGAATCATGGGTGTGTTCAATGGCGGCGGAAGACTGGCGTGGGCAACGGTGTCCGACTATATGGGACGCCCCAATGTCTACACGATGTTCTTTATCATACAGATCGCGTTATTCCTGATTCTTCCTTCAGTCACTCAAGCCCTGCTCTTCCAAGCCATGCTGTTCATCATCATTTCATGCTACGGTGGCGGCTTCGCTTCGATTCCTGCCTATATAGGGGATATATTCGGGACAAAACAGCTGGGGGCCATCCACGGATATATCCTGACCGCCTGGGCAGCCGCCGGACTGGTCGGCCCCTTCATTTCCTCCACCGTCTACGAGGCGACCCAGAGCTACACACTGACACTGTACATTTTTGCAGGTATGTTCGTGGTTGCCCTGCTGGTCTCCCTGCTCATCAGGGTGGATATCAAGAAAATCAATAGAGAGGCGAAGAACGAGGGGAATTCGGAACTTGCCATGGAAAACTAG
- the fdhD gene encoding formate dehydrogenase accessory sulfurtransferase FdhD, with product MVSKRLKGGISLKTTTNKNILRYSDNKLVEIEDAVAEEFPLTIYLNDVEFATMVCSPEHLEELVIGFLASEGAIKRFSDIESMNLDDHGGFCHIRLNREIPTDHFIYSKRILGSCCGKSRQFYFQNDVDTAKVSMAKTTLTPAQCIELMQGMQEQSTIFKETGGIHNASLGTPDDVIVHRGDIGRHNALDKLYGHCLQNRIPVRDKVLVFSGRISSEVLTKAAKIGVGIVLSKSAPTNLAIQLAEDLNITAVGFIRGNSFNIYSHPWRIKEDSAP from the coding sequence ATGGTTTCAAAAAGATTGAAAGGAGGGATATCATTGAAAACCACGACCAATAAAAATATTCTACGCTACAGCGACAACAAATTAGTGGAAATTGAGGATGCTGTAGCAGAGGAATTCCCTCTTACGATCTACTTGAACGATGTAGAATTTGCAACGATGGTGTGTTCTCCAGAACACCTTGAGGAACTGGTCATCGGCTTTCTCGCATCTGAAGGGGCGATAAAACGCTTCAGCGATATAGAATCCATGAACCTGGACGACCATGGCGGTTTCTGCCATATCCGCCTGAACAGGGAAATCCCAACCGATCACTTCATATATTCTAAACGCATCCTCGGCTCCTGCTGCGGAAAAAGCCGGCAATTCTATTTCCAGAATGATGTCGACACTGCAAAGGTCTCAATGGCCAAAACGACTCTGACACCTGCCCAGTGCATAGAATTGATGCAGGGTATGCAGGAGCAGAGCACCATCTTCAAGGAAACGGGCGGCATACATAACGCAAGCCTGGGTACACCTGATGATGTCATTGTCCACAGAGGGGATATCGGAAGGCATAACGCATTGGATAAACTGTATGGCCATTGTCTCCAGAACCGCATTCCCGTACGGGATAAAGTCCTCGTATTCAGCGGACGCATCTCTTCTGAAGTCTTGACGAAAGCTGCTAAAATCGGTGTTGGCATCGTACTGAGCAAATCCGCTCCGACAAACCTGGCCATCCAACTGGCTGAAGACCTGAACATCACTGCTGTGGGTTTTATCCGCGGCAATTCCTTCAACATATACAGCCATCCGTGGCGCATTAAAGAAGATTCCGCCCCCTAG
- a CDS encoding N-acetylglucosaminidase → MNKRKKENMTVLLLLGLMAIFFMAFMVSETSLFKEEGNIHNFEEAVKRQIDNGTVDVKLDDGRTRPAENEEIRNAMQVEGSAVPHQFLNLTEKADVTAEEVNRLLKGKGILEGRGDIFLEAQKRHGVNVLYLISHAQLETGNGESRLAQGIQLEDAAYYNFFGIGAFDRKAVEEGSAYAARAGWSTPETAILGGAEFISENYLDQGQQTLYAMRWNPSSPGSHLYATDIEWALKIGQILESHYRSLGIEGKDFEKDYYMN, encoded by the coding sequence ATGAATAAAAGGAAGAAAGAAAACATGACGGTGCTGCTGTTGCTCGGTCTCATGGCCATATTCTTTATGGCATTCATGGTGTCTGAAACCTCACTGTTCAAGGAGGAGGGTAACATTCATAATTTCGAGGAAGCAGTGAAGCGGCAGATTGATAACGGGACGGTGGACGTGAAGCTTGATGATGGCAGGACACGGCCAGCAGAAAATGAAGAAATCAGAAACGCAATGCAAGTCGAAGGAAGTGCGGTCCCACACCAATTTTTGAATCTCACTGAAAAAGCGGATGTTACTGCTGAAGAGGTGAACCGTCTGTTGAAGGGTAAAGGAATCCTCGAGGGCCGCGGAGATATTTTTCTTGAAGCCCAAAAGAGACACGGGGTCAATGTGCTGTATCTGATCAGCCATGCCCAGCTTGAAACGGGCAATGGAGAATCACGTCTTGCGCAGGGCATCCAGCTTGAAGATGCCGCATACTATAATTTCTTCGGAATCGGTGCTTTTGATCGCAAGGCGGTTGAAGAAGGATCAGCCTACGCAGCCCGTGCTGGATGGTCTACTCCGGAAACGGCCATTCTTGGAGGAGCAGAATTCATCAGCGAAAACTATCTCGATCAGGGGCAGCAGACATTGTACGCAATGCGCTGGAATCCGTCTTCCCCAGGCTCCCACCTTTATGCAACAGATATAGAATGGGCGCTGAAGATCGGTCAAATCCTCGAATCGCATTACCGGAGCCTTGGCATTGAAGGGAAAGATTTCGAGAAGGATTACTATATGAACTGA
- a CDS encoding NADPH-dependent FMN reductase, with the protein MKLLILSGSAFPDSHTHSIARLIESLVEQPEHEVTHIDLREKDIPIFGQGKTEDIEFLKRHAENADAIIIGTPNYHTSFSGLLKNALDHLSIDEFEMKPVGLFCNSGGMRNSDPLTQLRMVMRGVHAMVLPLQVCTCDEDFEKTGDGYRLVNDALRERLSVMIDGLVRQSHSETISI; encoded by the coding sequence ATGAAATTGTTGATACTTTCAGGAAGTGCTTTTCCAGATTCCCACACACATTCGATTGCCAGGCTGATAGAATCTCTAGTGGAACAGCCTGAACATGAAGTGACCCATATAGATCTCAGAGAAAAGGATATCCCCATATTCGGGCAGGGGAAGACGGAGGATATCGAATTTTTGAAACGGCATGCGGAAAATGCGGATGCCATTATCATAGGTACGCCGAATTACCATACTTCATTTTCCGGTCTGTTGAAGAATGCATTGGACCACCTGTCGATAGATGAATTTGAAATGAAACCGGTCGGACTCTTCTGCAACAGCGGCGGCATGAGGAACTCAGATCCTCTGACACAGCTGAGGATGGTGATGCGGGGGGTCCATGCGATGGTGCTCCCGCTTCAGGTCTGTACATGTGATGAAGACTTCGAAAAAACCGGAGACGGATACAGGCTGGTCAATGATGCGCTGAGGGAACGCCTGAGTGTCATGATCGACGGGCTGGTAAGGCAGTCGCATTCCGAGACGATAAGCATCTGA
- a CDS encoding aldehyde dehydrogenase has translation MYESLFNRQKQFYQSESTRSIPFRINALKQLKRSIQYYEAALLDAMKEDFNKGEAEAYLTEIGYAYNDINFTIKHLKVWAETEKVKTPVTHIGSTSRIYKEPYGVTLIIAPWNYPFNLTVAPLIGAISAGNTAILKPSEHTPAVSRVISDIISFAFPEKYITAVEGGIETNQSLLTLPFNYIFYTGSSHVGRIVMESAAQHLTPVTLELGGKSPAIVTRNADVKLAAKRIVWGKFINAGQTCVAPDFVYADASIKEELLRHMKYYAHKFYEEDVRDGKYMRIVNQKHFERIGALIHGDVVHGGHTDPSTLTIEPTIIDNADFGHDAMQEEIFGPVLPVLSFTSLDKAILDVRDLPDPLALYVFTDKKSEAASVIKAVPFGGGAVNDTIFHLANPHLPFGGRGNSGMGKYHGKYSFDTFTHEKSILHQTTCFDLPFRYPNAKLFGKMLKYLWK, from the coding sequence ATGTATGAATCATTATTCAATAGACAGAAGCAGTTTTATCAGTCTGAAAGTACAAGAAGCATCCCGTTCAGAATCAACGCACTCAAACAGCTCAAAAGAAGCATACAGTACTACGAGGCAGCTCTCCTTGATGCCATGAAGGAAGACTTCAACAAAGGTGAGGCTGAAGCATATCTTACAGAAATCGGTTATGCCTATAACGATATCAACTTTACTATAAAGCACCTGAAAGTGTGGGCAGAAACAGAAAAGGTGAAGACGCCGGTCACACATATCGGTTCCACTTCCAGAATCTATAAGGAACCTTACGGCGTTACGCTCATCATCGCCCCTTGGAATTATCCATTCAACCTGACGGTTGCACCACTGATCGGGGCGATCAGTGCAGGGAATACCGCAATCCTCAAGCCTTCGGAACATACTCCGGCTGTAAGCCGTGTAATCAGCGATATCATATCTTTTGCTTTTCCCGAAAAGTATATCACTGCTGTAGAGGGTGGCATTGAGACCAACCAGAGCCTGCTTACCCTTCCATTCAACTATATATTCTATACAGGCAGTTCCCATGTGGGAAGAATCGTCATGGAGAGTGCTGCACAGCACCTTACTCCCGTCACCCTTGAGCTTGGAGGAAAATCACCTGCCATAGTGACGAGAAATGCTGATGTAAAACTTGCAGCCAAACGGATTGTCTGGGGAAAATTCATCAATGCAGGACAGACTTGTGTGGCGCCAGATTTCGTCTATGCAGACGCCTCGATAAAGGAGGAATTGCTCCGACATATGAAATATTATGCCCATAAATTCTATGAGGAGGATGTAAGGGACGGCAAATATATGAGAATAGTCAACCAAAAGCATTTTGAACGCATCGGAGCCTTGATTCACGGGGACGTGGTCCATGGCGGCCATACAGATCCATCCACCCTCACTATAGAGCCGACCATCATCGATAACGCGGATTTCGGTCATGATGCGATGCAGGAGGAGATCTTCGGTCCTGTGCTTCCCGTACTCAGCTTCACTTCCCTGGACAAAGCAATTCTGGATGTCAGGGATCTGCCCGACCCGTTGGCGCTCTATGTATTTACAGATAAGAAATCCGAAGCCGCCAGTGTCATCAAGGCAGTACCATTCGGTGGAGGTGCTGTAAATGATACCATCTTCCACCTCGCAAATCCCCACCTCCCCTTCGGTGGCCGCGGCAACAGCGGGATGGGGAAATACCACGGCAAATATTCATTCGATACCTTCACCCATGAAAAGAGTATCCTCCATCAGACCACCTGCTTCGATTTACCCTTCAGATATCCGAATGCAAAGCTTTTCGGTAAGATGCTTAAATACCTTTGGAAGTAA